DNA from Amorphoplanes friuliensis DSM 7358:
ACTCGAAGAAGGAGTTCAGGTACGTGCCCGGGAGCCCGTACGGCTCGCCCTCGTCGAGGTTGCCGCGCAGCCCGATGTGGCCGTTGGCCAGAGCGAAGACCGATTCGGCGTGGCCGAGGTTGCCGGGGTCGAACCCGGTCTCCCGGATCGCCCACGGCTCGATACCGAAATTGCGTTGTTCCAGCATGGCGTCAGATCCGCTCAGCTCGTTGGTCTGCATCGGAATCGGTGATGGCTGTTCGTGCGGTTACGCTCGCCGCCGGCTGCGCGTCGTGCAGCGCCGGAACGAGGGCCGGCACTTCGCCGCGGGCGACCACGCCGGGTGCCTGCTCCCGGTCGATCCCGGCAGCCGCGTAGGCGTCGGCCTCGTCCAGCGTCTCGGCCTCGAGGAGCCGCCCGGCCAGCCGGTTCAGCTGTTCACGGTGCTCGCGAAGGAGCTGGAGCGCTGCGGTGTAGCACTCGTCGACGATCCGGCGGACCTCGCGGTCGATGAGTTCCTTCGTGGCCGGCGCGACGCCGTCCAGGCCGAAGGGGGACTCGCTGCCGGGCGGCGGCAGGACCGACACGGGCCCGATCGCGTCGGACATGCCCCAGCGGCCGACCATCTGCCGGGCGATGGTGCTGACCTGGTCGAGGTCGCTCTCCGCGCCGGTGGTCATGTCGCCGTAGACGACCTCCTCGGCGGCCCGGCCGCCCAGCGCGCCGATGATCCGTCCCCGCAGGTATCCGGCCGAGTAGCCGTAGCGGTCGGCCGAAGGACTCTGGAACGTCACGCCCAGGGCCTGCCCGCGCGGGATGATCGAGATCTTGCGGACCGGGTCTGCGCCCGGCGTGAGCATGCCGAGCAGGGCGTGACCCGACTCGTGGAACGCCGTGCGTTCCTTCTCCTCGCCGGTCAGCATGATGCCGCGCACCGTGCCCAGCATGATCTTCTCGAGGGCGTCGGTGAAGTCGTTGTTCTGCACGACCGTGTGGCCACGGCGTGCGGCCAGCAGAGCGGCCTCGTTGACCAGATTCTTCAGATCCGCGCCCACCATGCCCGGCGTGGCCGAGGCGAGCGACTCCAGGTCGACCCCGGGCGCCACCGGTACGCCGCGGGTGTGCACGCGCAGGATGGCCGACCGCCCGTTGAGATCGGGCGGGCTGACCGTGACGCGCCGGTCGAAGCGGCCCGGCCGCAGCAGTGCGGCGTCGAGAACCTCCGGCCGGTTGGTGGCGGCCAGCACGACCACACCTTCGCTTCCGGTGAAGCCGTCCATTTCGGTGAGGATCTGGTTGAGGGTCTGCTCGCGTTCGTCGCTGCCTCCGAGGGACTGCGAACCGCCGCGGGCCCGGCCGATCGCGTCCAGCTCGTCGATGAAGATGATCGACGGGGCGACCTTCTTGGCCTGCTCGAACAGGTCGCGGACCCGGCTGGCCCCGACGCCCACGATCATCTCGATGAACTCGGATGCGGACATCGAGAAGAACGGCACCTCGGCCTCACCGGCCACGGCGCGGGCCAGCAGCGTCTTGCCCGTACCGGGAGGGCCGGACAGAAGGACGCCGTGCGGGATCTGGGCACCGAGCATGCGGTATTTCCCGGGCTCGCGGAGGAAGTCGACGATCTCGGTGACCTCCTGCTCGACCTCCTCGATGCCGGCCACGTCATCAAAACACGTGCGTGCTCCGCGCTCGGGTTGGTAGAGCTTGGCGCGTGACTTGCCGAAGCCGCCGATACCGGCGCCCGAGCCGGCCGAGCCGCGGCGCATGAACCAGATCAACAAACCGACCAGCAGGATCGTCGGCCCGAACCCCAGCAGAACCTGTTGCCAGACCGGCGCGCGGCGGTCGGGATTGTTGGCGTTGACCGGTACGTTCGTCGACTGCAGCTTGGCGAACAGGTTGTCCTCGGCGAACG
Protein-coding regions in this window:
- the ftsH gene encoding ATP-dependent zinc metalloprotease FtsH; its protein translation is MRSKQTSGRADTPPEVSAPPWRVEGHPDGDRRRPGPGKRPAWQRFGWMLLALLALNWVISSFLLAPAPRTTVSYTFFLTQVDAGNIAEITSTSEAIDGTFKARTSYTPTGAKKAERVERFTTQRPSFAEDNLFAKLQSTNVPVNANNPDRRAPVWQQVLLGFGPTILLVGLLIWFMRRGSAGSGAGIGGFGKSRAKLYQPERGARTCFDDVAGIEEVEQEVTEIVDFLREPGKYRMLGAQIPHGVLLSGPPGTGKTLLARAVAGEAEVPFFSMSASEFIEMIVGVGASRVRDLFEQAKKVAPSIIFIDELDAIGRARGGSQSLGGSDEREQTLNQILTEMDGFTGSEGVVVLAATNRPEVLDAALLRPGRFDRRVTVSPPDLNGRSAILRVHTRGVPVAPGVDLESLASATPGMVGADLKNLVNEAALLAARRGHTVVQNNDFTDALEKIMLGTVRGIMLTGEEKERTAFHESGHALLGMLTPGADPVRKISIIPRGQALGVTFQSPSADRYGYSAGYLRGRIIGALGGRAAEEVVYGDMTTGAESDLDQVSTIARQMVGRWGMSDAIGPVSVLPPPGSESPFGLDGVAPATKELIDREVRRIVDECYTAALQLLREHREQLNRLAGRLLEAETLDEADAYAAAGIDREQAPGVVARGEVPALVPALHDAQPAASVTARTAITDSDADQRAERI